From the Acidovorax carolinensis genome, one window contains:
- the iscU gene encoding Fe-S cluster assembly scaffold IscU — MAYSDKVVDHYENPRNVGSFDKGDETVGTGMVGAPACGDVMKLQIKVNPQTGVIEDARFKTYGCGSAIASSSLVTEWVKGKTLDEAAALKNSEIAEELALPPVKIHCSILAEDAIKAAVNDYKAKHNSAVAAA, encoded by the coding sequence ATGGCTTACTCAGACAAAGTGGTTGACCACTATGAAAACCCCCGCAACGTGGGTTCGTTCGACAAGGGTGACGAAACGGTCGGCACCGGCATGGTGGGTGCGCCTGCCTGCGGCGACGTGATGAAGCTGCAGATCAAGGTAAATCCGCAAACCGGCGTGATCGAAGACGCACGCTTCAAGACCTATGGCTGCGGCTCGGCCATTGCCTCGTCGTCGCTGGTGACCGAATGGGTCAAGGGCAAGACGCTGGACGAAGCGGCGGCCCTGAAAAACAGCGAGATTGCCGAAGAACTGGCCCTGCCGCCCGTCAAGATTCACTGCTCCATCCTGGCCGAAGACGCCATCAAGGCGGCCGTGAACGACTACAAGGCCAAGCACAACAGCGCGGTGGCCGCAGCCTGA
- a CDS encoding IscS subfamily cysteine desulfurase: protein MDMTPHFPIYLDYGATTPVDPRVVDAMIPWLREHFGNPASRSHAWGWEAEEAVEKARVQVADLIGADPREIVWTSGATESINLALKGAAHFYQGKGKHLITLKTEHKAVLDTMRELERQGFEVTYLDVQEDGLVNMDALKAAIRPDTILISILFVNNEIGVIQDIPAIGALCREKGILLHVDAAQATGRVEIDMNVLPIDLMSMTAHKTYGPKGVGALFVRRKPRVRLEAQMHGGGHERGMRSGTLPTHQIVGMGEAFRIAKEEMAESNAKAKALQQRLLNGLKDIEQVFINGSLERRVPQNLNMSFNFVEGESLIMGIKGLAVSSGSACTSASLEPSYVLRALGRSDELAHSSLRMTIGRFTTEEEIDYAIGTIRENVARLRELSPLWEMYKDGIDISTIQWAAH from the coding sequence ATGGACATGACACCGCATTTCCCCATCTATCTCGATTACGGCGCCACCACCCCGGTCGATCCACGCGTCGTGGATGCCATGATTCCGTGGCTGCGCGAGCATTTCGGCAACCCCGCATCCCGCAGCCACGCCTGGGGCTGGGAAGCAGAAGAGGCTGTGGAGAAGGCGCGCGTGCAGGTGGCCGACCTGATTGGTGCCGACCCCCGCGAAATCGTCTGGACCAGCGGTGCCACCGAATCCATCAACCTGGCCTTGAAGGGCGCTGCCCATTTCTACCAGGGCAAGGGCAAGCACCTGATCACCCTCAAGACCGAGCACAAGGCCGTGCTGGACACCATGCGCGAACTGGAACGCCAGGGCTTTGAGGTGACCTATCTGGATGTGCAGGAAGACGGTTTGGTGAACATGGACGCTCTCAAGGCCGCCATTCGCCCCGACACCATCTTGATCAGCATCCTGTTCGTGAACAACGAAATCGGCGTGATCCAGGACATTCCGGCCATCGGCGCACTGTGCCGTGAAAAGGGCATCCTGCTGCATGTGGATGCCGCCCAGGCCACCGGCCGGGTCGAGATCGACATGAACGTGCTGCCGATCGACCTGATGAGCATGACCGCCCACAAGACCTACGGCCCCAAGGGCGTGGGCGCCTTGTTTGTGCGCCGCAAGCCGCGTGTGCGCCTGGAAGCGCAAATGCACGGTGGCGGCCATGAGCGTGGCATGCGTTCGGGCACGCTGCCCACGCACCAGATCGTGGGCATGGGCGAGGCCTTTCGCATCGCCAAGGAAGAAATGGCCGAGAGCAACGCCAAGGCCAAGGCGCTGCAGCAGCGCCTGCTCAACGGCTTGAAGGACATCGAACAGGTGTTCATCAACGGCAGCCTGGAGCGCCGCGTGCCGCAGAATCTGAACATGAGCTTCAACTTCGTCGAGGGCGAGTCGCTCATCATGGGTATCAAGGGTCTGGCCGTTTCGTCGGGCTCGGCCTGCACGTCCGCCAGCCTGGAGCCCAGCTACGTGTTGCGCGCCCTGGGCCGCAGCGACGAACTGGCCCACAGCAGCCTGCGCATGACCATTGGCCGTTTCACGACCGAAGAAGAGATCGATTACGCCATTGGCACCATCCGCGAAAACGTGGCCCGCCTGCGTGAACTCAGCCCGTTGTGGGAGATGTACAAGGACGGCATCGACATCAGCACCATCCAGTGGGCTGCGCACTGA
- the iscR gene encoding Fe-S cluster assembly transcriptional regulator IscR: MRLTTKGRFAVTAMIDLALRQNNGPVTLAAISQRQQISLSYLEQLFGKLRRHELVESTRGPGGGYTLARKAADITVADIIVSVDEPIDATQCGGKENCLGEAGRCMTHELWASLNQRMVEFLDSVTLQKLVDEQLAKGVQIEDKPVARRAISTTPVVKPIRVNAPNSVFALGNVFAKS; encoded by the coding sequence ATGCGTCTCACAACCAAAGGCCGTTTTGCGGTCACCGCCATGATTGACCTGGCACTGCGCCAGAACAATGGCCCCGTCACGCTGGCGGCCATCAGCCAACGGCAACAAATTTCGCTGTCCTACCTGGAGCAGCTTTTTGGCAAGTTGCGCCGCCATGAGTTGGTGGAGTCGACCCGTGGGCCCGGCGGTGGTTACACGCTGGCCCGCAAGGCGGCCGACATTACGGTGGCAGACATCATTGTCTCGGTGGACGAGCCCATTGATGCCACGCAGTGCGGTGGCAAGGAAAACTGCCTGGGCGAAGCGGGCCGCTGCATGACGCACGAGTTGTGGGCTTCGCTCAACCAGCGCATGGTGGAGTTTTTGGACTCCGTCACGCTGCAGAAACTGGTGGACGAGCAATTGGCCAAGGGCGTCCAGATCGAGGACAAGCCGGTTGCACGGCGCGCGATTTCGACCACTCCCGTGGTCAAGCCCATCCGTGTGAACGCGCCGAACTCGGTGTTTGCGCTGGGCAATGTGTTCGCCAAGTCCTGA